In one window of Deinococcus radiotolerans DNA:
- the thrS gene encoding threonine--tRNA ligase, with protein sequence MHVILPDGKQLELQPGATALDAAAAIGPRLAQDALAATANGELLDLMTPLPDGANITLITKKNPTDAAPLFRHSLGHVMSQAVGEYYKGKGYGADAIKRGVGPSIENGWYQDFDLPEPLKEEDLPEIEKIMRDIIARGLDFTRREISKAEGLAQFPHDPYKQELIAGLPEDEPITFYTQGDYTDLCRGPHFPNTGKLPGAFKLMSTSGAYWRGNEKNPILQRVYGVAFATQKELDEYLFQLEEAKRRDHRKLGRELELFTIDPLVGKGLPLWLPNGTVLREELTSFMKEQQFQRGYQGVITPNIGNLDLYRTSGHYEKYSDGQFRPIEVDDEEYMLKPMNCPHHVRIYASKPRSYRDLPVRLAEFGTVYRYEQSGELNGLTRVRGFTQDDAHLFVRPDQLKKEFLDVLDLTVLVLKTFGMNEVRFRVGTRDPESDKYVGDEANWTLAEQQIIEAVEEVGLPYTIEPGDAAFYGPKLDFVVKDVLGREWQLGTIQVDYNLPERFDISYVGEDGQDHRPIMIHRAPFGSIERFTGILIEHYAGDFPLWLAPRQIMIIPIADRHNDYAWQLRDELHQAGLRAEVDDSSNRMNAKVRTAELSKLPVMLIVGDKEQEGREVSVRERTPEGHKERKGVKFDDLKAELLDRYKTRS encoded by the coding sequence ATGCACGTAATCCTTCCCGACGGTAAACAACTCGAACTTCAACCCGGCGCCACCGCGCTGGACGCCGCCGCTGCCATCGGCCCGCGTCTCGCACAGGACGCCCTGGCGGCCACCGCGAACGGTGAACTCCTTGACCTGATGACGCCCCTGCCCGACGGGGCGAACATCACCCTGATCACGAAGAAGAACCCGACCGACGCCGCGCCACTGTTCCGGCACTCACTGGGCCACGTCATGAGCCAGGCGGTCGGCGAGTACTACAAGGGCAAGGGCTACGGCGCGGACGCCATCAAGCGCGGTGTGGGCCCCAGCATTGAGAACGGCTGGTACCAGGACTTCGACCTGCCCGAACCCCTGAAGGAAGAGGACCTGCCGGAGATCGAGAAGATCATGCGGGACATCATCGCGCGCGGCCTGGACTTCACGCGGCGCGAGATCAGCAAGGCTGAGGGCCTCGCGCAGTTCCCGCACGACCCGTACAAGCAGGAACTTATCGCAGGCCTCCCCGAGGACGAACCCATCACGTTCTACACGCAGGGTGACTACACGGACCTGTGCCGCGGGCCGCACTTCCCGAACACCGGCAAGCTGCCGGGTGCGTTCAAGCTCATGAGCACCAGTGGCGCGTACTGGCGCGGGAACGAGAAGAACCCCATCCTCCAGCGCGTGTACGGCGTGGCGTTCGCTACGCAGAAGGAACTCGACGAGTACCTCTTCCAGCTGGAGGAAGCCAAGAGGCGCGACCACCGCAAACTGGGCCGTGAACTGGAACTCTTCACGATTGACCCGCTGGTCGGCAAGGGCCTGCCGCTGTGGCTCCCGAACGGCACGGTCCTGCGCGAGGAACTGACCAGCTTCATGAAGGAGCAGCAGTTCCAGCGCGGGTACCAGGGCGTCATCACGCCCAACATCGGCAACCTCGACCTGTACCGCACGAGCGGGCACTACGAGAAGTACTCCGACGGTCAGTTCCGCCCCATTGAGGTGGACGACGAGGAGTACATGCTCAAACCCATGAACTGCCCGCACCACGTGCGCATCTACGCCAGCAAACCCCGCAGCTACCGCGACCTGCCGGTGCGACTCGCGGAGTTCGGCACGGTGTACCGCTACGAGCAGAGCGGCGAACTGAACGGCCTGACTCGCGTGCGCGGCTTCACGCAGGACGACGCGCACCTGTTCGTCCGCCCCGACCAGCTGAAAAAGGAATTCCTGGACGTCCTCGACCTCACGGTCCTCGTCCTGAAGACCTTCGGTATGAACGAGGTCCGCTTCCGCGTCGGCACCCGCGACCCCGAGAGCGACAAGTACGTGGGCGACGAGGCCAACTGGACCCTCGCCGAGCAGCAGATCATCGAGGCCGTCGAGGAAGTTGGGCTGCCCTACACCATCGAACCCGGCGACGCCGCCTTCTACGGCCCCAAACTCGACTTCGTCGTCAAGGACGTCCTGGGCCGCGAATGGCAGCTCGGTACCATCCAGGTGGACTACAACCTCCCCGAACGCTTCGACATCAGCTACGTCGGCGAGGACGGCCAGGATCACCGTCCCATCATGATCCACCGCGCCCCTTTCGGCAGCATCGAACGCTTCACCGGCATCCTCATCGAACACTACGCTGGGGACTTCCCCCTGTGGCTCGCCCCCCGCCAGATCATGATTATCCCCATCGCCGACCGCCACAATGACTACGCCTGGCAGCTCCGTGACGAGCTGCACCAGGCAGGCCTGCGTGCCGAGGTGGACGACTCCTCCAACCGCATGAACGCCAAGGTACGCACCGCCGAACTCAGCAAGCTCCCCGTCATGCTGATCGTCGGCGACAAGGAACAGGAAGGCCGCGAAGTCAGCGTCCGCGAACGCACCCCCGAAGGCCACAAGGAACGCAAAGGCGTGAAGTTCGACGACCTGAAAGCCGAACTGCTGGACCGCTACAAGACCCGCAGCTGA